A window from Candidatus Methylomirabilota bacterium encodes these proteins:
- a CDS encoding integration host factor subunit alpha: MTKNDLVNAVAAHGLSKRQSASVVESVFDIIFRCFEKGEDVKIVGFGHFRIRHKASRRGRNPQTGSSIEITARKVLTFKPSKGLKQRINSHS, encoded by the coding sequence GTGACCAAGAACGATCTCGTCAACGCCGTGGCGGCCCACGGGCTCTCGAAACGGCAGTCGGCCTCGGTGGTCGAGTCCGTCTTCGACATCATCTTCCGCTGCTTCGAGAAGGGCGAGGACGTGAAGATCGTCGGGTTCGGTCACTTCCGGATCCGGCACAAGGCATCGCGGCGCGGGCGCAACCCGCAGACGGGGAGCAGCATCGAGATCACCGCCCGCAAGGTGCTGACGTTCAAGCCGAGCAAGGGACTGAAGCAACGAATCAACAGTCATTCGTGA
- a CDS encoding protein-L-isoaspartate(D-aspartate) O-methyltransferase, giving the protein MVERGGFERERERMVEEQLVRRGITDARVLDAMRRVPRHLFVEEALRDRAYGDHPLPIGEQQTISQPYIVALMTSLLALDGQEKVLEVGTGSGYQTAILALLARRICSIERLPSLALRARALLESLGYNNVWIRVGNGTLGWPDEAPFDRILVAAGAPSVPPPLFEQLAKGGRMVLPVGDTSNQMLTLVENVGGEMRITPCGDCMFVKLVGKYAWET; this is encoded by the coding sequence ATCGTGGAGCGCGGCGGCTTCGAGCGCGAGCGTGAGCGGATGGTCGAGGAGCAGCTGGTCCGCCGTGGGATCACCGACGCGCGTGTGCTGGACGCGATGCGCCGGGTGCCACGCCATCTCTTCGTCGAGGAGGCCCTGCGGGACCGCGCCTACGGCGACCATCCGCTGCCCATCGGCGAGCAGCAGACCATCTCCCAGCCCTACATCGTGGCCCTGATGACGTCCCTCCTGGCCCTCGACGGTCAGGAAAAGGTGCTGGAGGTCGGCACGGGCTCCGGCTACCAGACCGCCATCCTGGCCCTGCTGGCGCGGCGCATCTGCTCGATCGAGCGGCTGCCCAGCCTCGCCCTGCGGGCGCGCGCCCTCTTGGAGTCGCTCGGCTACAACAACGTCTGGATCCGCGTCGGCAACGGCACGCTGGGCTGGCCGGACGAGGCGCCGTTCGACCGGATTCTCGTGGCCGCCGGCGCCCCCAGCGTGCCGCCGCCCCTGTTCGAGCAGCTGGCCAAGGGCGGGCGCATGGTCCTTCCCGTCGGGGACACCAGCAATCAGATGCTGACTCTGGTGGAGAACGTCGGGGGCGAGATGCGGATCACCCCGTGCGGCGATTGTATGTTCGTGAAGCTGGTGGGCAAGTATGCTTGGGAGACGTGA
- a CDS encoding DUF3047 domain-containing protein, translating into MPADAASPVPAAAPAVVALGTGAASTQSGLAGAAARLRIPIADSMPPHLPVEAVPRGWALKEFSGRASVMLMQAEPGLVFRLRSERTSFALYHDSVIDLDEFPVLSWWWKVVQLPARGDVRHQATDDQAAQVYVVFPRWPSPRTKSDVIGYVWDTAAPVNTRLVSAKASNVRIIVVESGPSRLGTWRRGQRNVRDDYIALFGRRPPRAGSIALMIDTDDTQGTAETLIGDLGFSRS; encoded by the coding sequence GTGCCGGCGGACGCGGCCAGCCCCGTACCGGCCGCCGCCCCTGCGGTCGTCGCGCTGGGAACGGGGGCGGCCTCGACGCAGTCGGGACTCGCTGGCGCCGCGGCTCGGCTGCGCATCCCCATCGCCGATTCGATGCCGCCGCACCTGCCGGTGGAGGCGGTGCCGCGGGGCTGGGCGCTCAAGGAGTTCAGCGGCCGTGCCTCCGTCATGCTGATGCAGGCCGAGCCCGGCCTCGTGTTCAGATTGAGGAGTGAGCGGACTTCCTTCGCGCTCTACCACGACTCCGTCATCGACCTCGACGAGTTCCCCGTCCTGTCGTGGTGGTGGAAGGTCGTGCAGCTGCCGGCCCGGGGCGACGTCCGCCACCAGGCGACCGATGACCAAGCGGCGCAGGTCTACGTCGTCTTTCCCCGGTGGCCCTCGCCCCGGACGAAGAGCGACGTGATCGGGTACGTGTGGGACACGGCCGCGCCCGTGAACACGCGGCTCGTCAGCGCCAAGGCCTCCAACGTCCGGATCATCGTGGTCGAGTCGGGCCCGAGCAGGCTCGGGACATGGCGGCGGGGGCAGCGGAACGTCCGTGACGACTACATCGCCCTCTTCGGGCGGCGACCGCCCCGGGCCGGGAGCATCGCCCTGATGATCGACACGGACGACACCCAGGGGACCGCCGAGACCCTGATCGGCGACCTCGGATTCTCGCGCTCCTGA
- a CDS encoding acylphosphatase, protein MNAQRVAAEIIVEGRVQGVGYRSHAQRRASLLGLAGYVMNLRDGRVRVHAEGPRPLIEELARHLEKGPPLSGVERVTVRWLPPTGRFSAFDIRFAEFEP, encoded by the coding sequence ATGAACGCGCAACGCGTTGCCGCCGAGATTATCGTCGAGGGCCGTGTGCAGGGCGTCGGGTACCGCAGCCACGCCCAGCGCCGAGCCTCGCTCCTGGGCCTGGCCGGCTACGTGATGAACCTCAGGGACGGGCGCGTGCGCGTGCACGCCGAAGGTCCCCGCCCGCTGATCGAGGAGCTGGCCCGCCATCTCGAGAAGGGACCGCCGCTGTCGGGGGTCGAGCGCGTCACCGTGCGGTGGCTGCCGCCCACGGGCCGGTTCAGCGCCTTCGACATCCGCTTCGCCGAGTTCGAGCCGTGA
- the cutA gene encoding divalent-cation tolerance protein CutA, producing MTDLCLVLSTAASAEEGLGIGRRLVEERLAACVSVVPSARSVYLWEGELQEADEALLMIKTRRDRYPDLARRIQELHSYSVPEIVAVPIDSGAQAYVDWVRQTVAPGGGEPSL from the coding sequence ATGACGGACCTCTGCCTCGTCCTCTCCACGGCGGCGTCGGCCGAGGAAGGCCTGGGGATCGGCCGCCGTCTGGTCGAGGAGCGGCTCGCGGCCTGCGTCAGCGTCGTCCCGTCGGCGCGCTCGGTGTACCTCTGGGAGGGCGAGCTGCAGGAGGCGGACGAGGCGCTGCTGATGATCAAGACGCGGCGCGACCGCTATCCCGACCTGGCCAGACGAATCCAGGAGCTCCACTCCTACTCCGTGCCCGAGATCGTTGCTGTCCCGATCGATTCGGGCGCCCAGGCCTATGTGGACTGGGTACGCCAGACCGTGGCTCCGGGGGGAGGTGAACCGTCGCTGTGA
- a CDS encoding SPOR domain-containing protein: MAAGGERNRDIYDEPPRSIFSSLWFRALLVIVVLGVIAVVAVPYLLDMVNPPVAKQIAVQPAAPPTPPRPSASSPAPAQPPATPEAPPATSAPTPLPDKSVEAAKPAPPARAEPAPAQVAAAKPAVTAPAKAKRPAATGPFWVQVGAFKDQAAAKRLADRLREQDFKVVESVKAGSGTAPASAPSNMPADRYNVFVSGMAPAELTTKLTAKGLAADPVAGGVVIKPSLPLRDAVTLSRELAGEGLRVQVRRAAAAATTPAKVTAGDAFYRVRVGSFPDRGAAQTALKELEAKGYKAYIARGGE; the protein is encoded by the coding sequence ATGGCGGCAGGCGGCGAGCGCAACCGGGACATCTACGACGAGCCTCCACGGTCGATCTTCTCGTCGCTCTGGTTCCGTGCCCTCCTGGTGATCGTCGTGCTCGGCGTCATCGCGGTGGTGGCGGTCCCGTACCTCCTCGACATGGTGAACCCGCCGGTGGCGAAGCAGATTGCGGTCCAGCCCGCGGCTCCGCCCACGCCGCCCAGGCCGTCGGCGTCGTCGCCCGCCCCGGCGCAACCGCCGGCGACGCCCGAGGCGCCTCCGGCGACCTCGGCTCCGACGCCGCTCCCGGACAAGTCCGTGGAGGCGGCGAAGCCCGCGCCTCCGGCCCGGGCCGAGCCGGCCCCGGCCCAGGTCGCGGCCGCGAAGCCGGCGGTGACGGCGCCCGCGAAGGCCAAGAGGCCGGCGGCCACGGGGCCGTTCTGGGTGCAGGTGGGTGCGTTCAAAGATCAGGCCGCGGCCAAGCGCCTGGCCGATCGTCTCCGCGAACAGGACTTCAAGGTGGTGGAGTCGGTGAAGGCCGGGAGCGGGACGGCGCCAGCATCCGCCCCATCGAACATGCCCGCCGACCGCTACAACGTCTTCGTCTCCGGCATGGCGCCGGCCGAGCTGACCACCAAGCTCACCGCCAAAGGTCTGGCGGCGGATCCGGTCGCGGGCGGCGTCGTGATCAAGCCGAGCCTGCCGCTGCGTGACGCGGTGACGCTCTCCCGCGAGCTGGCAGGGGAGGGCCTGAGGGTGCAGGTGCGCCGAGCCGCGGCCGCGGCGACGACCCCGGCGAAGGTTACGGCTGGCGACGCGTTCTATCGCGTCCGGGTCGGGAGCTTTCCCGACCGCGGCGCCGCGCAGACGGCGCTGAAGGAGCTGGAGGCGAAGGGCTACAAGGCGTACATCGCCCGAGGCGGCGAATGA
- a CDS encoding MerR family transcriptional regulator: protein MTAEPAEKLYYRIGEVEAMTGVPAYVLRYWESEFKLLRPKKNPAGQRIYRRRDVDMIMRIKTLLYDDRLTLEGAKKRLLAESRKAEQLQLGLREVSYANALRRIRDRLTGLRARLGS, encoded by the coding sequence GTGACGGCGGAGCCGGCGGAAAAGCTCTACTACCGGATCGGCGAGGTGGAGGCGATGACCGGTGTGCCCGCCTACGTGCTCCGGTACTGGGAATCCGAGTTCAAGCTGCTCCGCCCCAAGAAGAACCCGGCCGGCCAGCGCATCTATCGCCGGCGCGACGTCGACATGATCATGCGCATCAAGACGCTCCTCTACGACGACCGGCTGACCCTGGAAGGCGCCAAGAAGCGGCTGCTGGCCGAGTCGCGCAAGGCCGAGCAGCTCCAGCTCGGACTGCGCGAGGTCAGCTACGCCAACGCCCTGCGCCGGATCCGTGACCGCCTGACCGGGCTGCGCGCGCGGCTCGGTTCTTGA
- the surE gene encoding 5'/3'-nucleotidase SurE: MSVLLLTNDDGVHAAGLAALARALEDLGEVYVIAPEREQSACGHALTLHRPLRVDRIRERWFTVNGTPSDCVNLGVLGFLPEAPVLVVSGINHGSNLADDVTYSGTVSGAMEGTLLGVPSVAVSLADGDDFGEAARVARLIAARVLVEGLPAKTLLNVNVPPGAPRGIRITRQGHRVYTEKIVEQRDPRGRAYYWIGGGEPRWEALEGTDLAAVHEGFVAVTPVHLDLTHHRALGQMADWSRALTAQLKRARGRAD, encoded by the coding sequence ATGTCCGTCCTGCTCCTCACCAACGACGACGGAGTCCACGCAGCCGGCCTGGCCGCGCTGGCCAGGGCGCTCGAGGATCTGGGTGAGGTCTACGTCATCGCGCCCGAGCGCGAGCAGAGCGCCTGCGGCCACGCGCTGACGCTGCACCGCCCGCTCCGGGTCGACCGCATCCGCGAGCGGTGGTTCACCGTCAACGGCACTCCGTCCGACTGCGTCAACCTCGGCGTGCTCGGTTTCCTGCCCGAGGCGCCCGTCCTCGTCGTGTCGGGCATCAATCACGGATCGAACCTCGCCGATGACGTCACCTACTCGGGGACGGTGTCGGGGGCGATGGAGGGCACCCTGCTCGGCGTGCCCTCGGTGGCCGTCTCGCTCGCCGACGGCGACGACTTTGGGGAGGCCGCCCGGGTGGCGCGGCTCATCGCCGCCCGCGTCCTCGTCGAAGGGCTGCCCGCCAAGACGCTGCTCAACGTCAACGTCCCCCCCGGCGCCCCGCGTGGCATCCGGATCACCCGCCAGGGCCACCGGGTCTACACGGAGAAGATCGTGGAGCAGCGGGACCCGCGGGGGCGCGCCTACTACTGGATCGGGGGTGGGGAGCCGCGCTGGGAGGCGCTGGAGGGCACCGACCTGGCGGCGGTCCACGAGGGCTTCGTGGCCGTGACGCCAGTCCACCTGGATCTCACGCACCACCGGGCGCTCGGCCAGATGGCCGACTGGTCGAGAGCGCTCACGGCGCAGCTCAAGCGGGCGCGCGGCCGGGCCGACTGA